One genomic region from Prunus persica cultivar Lovell chromosome G3, Prunus_persica_NCBIv2, whole genome shotgun sequence encodes:
- the LOC18781903 gene encoding protein STRUBBELIG-RECEPTOR FAMILY 3: MGRKRSVLEYKNLKIHGQVLLGLILICLAQVSLGATSPTDVAAINNLHAALGTPVLPGWTSAGGDPCGETWQGVQCNDSVILGIVLNGANLGGQLGENLGMFASIQAIDLSNNHIGGSIPSNLPVSLRNFFLSANQFTGSIPDSLASLAELTDMSLNNNLLTGEIPDSFQSITGLINLDLSSNNLSGQLPPSLKSVVSLTTLHLQNNQLSGTLDVLQDLSLSDLNIENNLFAGPIPEKLLNIPNFRKDGNPFNSSIAPVPPPTSLSTPPPPPQSFWGPPTGKPPGRTPGRTPGKQADGPSSQDTSNSGKSKKFLTTKRVVGISIGGVLLLVILLLAILFFMPRRGRREEADRISKRHQIGAYIGDRENPPRDNGSLVQPTNLIQKVPKEAVVRPKEDNETETRRTWAIPKPNDEQDRNVQRTGTVTRQESDLNALDMYLTPPPPPPPPPPPPPPPPVEKVIVKPFVPTELPKLKPSTKNPNLAIFAKSFTIASLQQYTNSFSPDNLLGAGMLGSVYRAQLPNGKLLAVKKLDKRASSQQKDDEFLELVNNIDRIRHANVVELIGYCAEHGQRLLIYEYCSNGSLHDALHVDDEFKKKLPWNARIRMALGAARALEYLHEVCQPPIVHRNFKSANLLLDDDLSVRVSDCGLAPLISSGSVSQLSGHLLSAYGYGAPEFESGIYTHQSDVYSFGVVMLELLTGRKSHDSTRNRGEQFLVRWATTQLHDIDALSRMVDPSLNGQYPTKSLSHFADIISRCVQSEPEFRPLMSEVVQDLLDMIRREPHGSGSSED, encoded by the exons ATGGGTAGGAAGAGATCTGTGTTAGAGTACAAGAACTTGAAGATCCATGGACAGGTTTTATTGGGGTTGATATTGATCTGCTTGGCTCAAGTTTCTCTTGGAGCCACTAGTCCTACTGATG TTGCTGCAATTAACAACTTACATGCTGCACTTGGCACGCCTGTTCTTCCTGGGTGGACCTCAGCTGGAGGAGACCCATGTGGTGAAACATGGCAAGGCGTTCAGTGTAACGATTCTGTAATATTGGGAAT AGTTCTTAATGGCGCTAATTTGGGAGGACAACTGGGTGAAAACTTAGGAATGTTTGCTTCAATACAGGCAAT AGATCTAAGCAACAACCATATTGGGGGAAGCATTCCATCCAATTTACCTGTTAGCTTGCGAAACTT TTTTCTTTCAGCTAACCAATTCACTGGAAGCATCCCAGATTCTCTAGCTTCGTTGGCTGAACTCACAGACAT GTCTCTTAACAATAATCTTTTAACTGGAGAAATACCAGATTCCTTTCAGAGCATCACAGGGTTGATCAATTT AGATTTGTCCAGTAACAATTTGAGCGGGCAACTGCCACCCTCTCTAAAAAGCGTAGTATCTCTGACCACTCT ACATTTGCAGAACAATCAGCTGTCTGGAACCCTAGACGTTTTGCAGGATCTTTCCCTAAGTGACCT GAATATAGAGAATAACCTTTTCGCTGGACCCATACCTGAAAAGTTGCTGAATATCCCAAATTTCAG AAAAGATGGGAATCCATTCAATTCTTCTATTGCTCCAGTCCCTCCACCCACATCTCTGTCGACTCCACCCCCACCTCCACAGTCTTTTTGGGGACCACCTACTGGAAAACCACCTGGCAGAACACCTGGAAGAACACCTGGAAAACAGGCTGATGGACCATCTTCACAAGATACATCAAATTctggaaaatcaaagaaatttttaACTACTAAAAGAGTAGTTGGGATATCAATTGGTGGGGTCTTGCTTCTTGTTATTTTGTTACtagcaattttgttttttatgccAAGACGTGGCAGAAGAGAAGAGGCGGACAGAATTTCCAAGCGGCATCAAATAGGTGCATATATAGGTGACAGGGAGAACCCTCCCAGGGACAATGGTTCCTTGGTTCAACCAACCAATCTAATACAGAAAG TTCCGAAAGAGGCAGTTGTGAGGCCCAAAGAGGATAATGAAACAGAAACCAGAAGAACATGGGCAATTCCAAAGCCAAATGATGAGCAAGATAGAAATGTCCAAAGGACGGGCACAGTAACAAGGCAAGAGTCTGATTTGAATGCACTTGATATGTATTTGacgcctcctcctcctcctcctccccctcctccccctcctccaccaccacctgtTGAGAAGGTCATTGTGAAGCCATTTGTGCCAACTGAACTGCCTAAATTGAAGCCTTCCACTAAAAATCCAAACCTTGCAATTTTTGCGAAGTCTTTTACCATTGCTTCCCTTCAGCAATATACAAACAGCTTTTCCCCTGATAATCTTCTAGGAGCAGGCATGCTGGGAAGTGTCTATAGGGCACAGCTTCCTAATGGAAAG CTACTTGCagtcaagaaattggacaagagAGCTTCCAGTCAGCAGAAGGATGATGAGTTTCTTGAACTGGTAAACAACATTGACAGAATCCGGCATGCTAATGTTGTTGAGCTCATCGGTTACTGTGCAGAGCATGGTCAAAGGCTTCTTATCTACGAGTACTGCAGTAATGGTTCACTGCATGATGCTCTGCACgtagatgatgaatttaagaAGAAACTGCCATGGAATGCTCGTATTAGAATGGCACTTGGAGCTGCAAGAGCCTTAGA GTATTTACATGAGGTCTGTCAGCCACCTATTGTACACAGGAATTTCAAGTCTGCCAACCTTCTCCTTGATGATGACCTTTCCGTGCGCGTTTCTGACTGTGGCTTGGCTCCATTGATATCATCAGGTTCTGTAAGTCAG TTGTCAGGACATCTGCTATCGGCTTATGGCTACGGAGCTCCAGAATTCGAGTCAGGAATTTATACTCATCAGAGTGATGTTTACAGCTTTGGGGTGGTAATGCTGGAATTATTAACAGGCCGGAAGTCCCATGACAG CACAAGGAATCGAGGGGAGCAATTCCTTGTTAGATGGGCCACTACTCAGCTTCATGACATCGATGCATTATCAAGGATGGTCGATCCTTCTCTAAATGGACAATATCCTACGAAGTCTTTATCACACTTTGCAGATATTATATCTCGATGTGTTCAG TCGGAGCCAGAGTTCAGGCCACTGATGTCTGAAGTCGTGCAAGACCTATTAGACATGATACGGCGAGAGCCTCACGGCAGTGGATCAAGTGAAGATTGA